The window TCGACTGGAGTTCAACGTGCAGAATCTTGAAGAACGCATCCACGACGCGCCGCCGGCCGCGCGCGTCGCTCGCACCGAGCGCGCCGAACCCGCCGCGCACGCCGCCGGCCGGCCGGTCATTCGCCTGCAGCCCGTCACCGACAACGAGGCCGAAGTCGCGCGGCAGATGAGCATCTGCAATGCGTGCCGCTATTGCGAGGGATTCTGCGCGGTCTTCCCCGCCATGACGCGCCGGATGGCGTTCGCCAAGGCGGACGTCAACTACCTCGCGAACCTGTGCCACAACTGCGGCGCGTGCTATCACGCATGCCAGTACGCGCCGCCGCACGCGTTCGCCGTCAACGTGCCGAAGGCGATGGCGCAGGTCCGCTTCGATACCTACGTCGAGTACGCGTGGCCGGCGCCGATGGGCAAGCTCTATCAGCGCAACGGACTCACCATCGCGCTCGCGCTCGCCGTCGGGCTCGCGCTGTTCCTGATACTCGGCGCCGCGCTGAACGGGTCGCTGCTGAGCGGCGCGGCGCACGGCAACTTCTATGCGGTGTTTCCGCACAACCTGCTGGCGGCGATGTTCGGCGGCGTGTTCGGCCTCGCGATGCTCGCGCTCGGCAACGGCGTGAAACGGTTCTGGCGCGACGTGTCGGCCGGCACGGCGAGCGTCCCGGCCGTGGCGGAAGCGGCGCAGCACGCGCTCGCGCTGACCTATCTCGGCGGCGGCCACGGCGACGGCTGCAACGAGGCGGACGATGCGTTCACGCTTGCGCGACGCCGCTTCCATCACTTCACGTTCTACGGCTTCATGCTGTGCTTCGCGGCCACCGTGACGGCCACCTTCTATCACTACGCGCTGAACCTGCATGCGCCGTATGCGTTCGCGAGCGTCCCCGTGCTGCTCGGGACGGCGGGCGGAATCGGCCTGCTGATCGGCCCGGCCGGCCTGCTCTGGCTCAACCTGCGGCGCGACCCGGCGCGGACCGATCCGAAGCAGCGCCCGATGGATCGCGGCTTCATCGCGCTGCTGATGCTCGTGAGCACTTCGGGGCTGGCGCTGCTCGCGTGGCGTGACAGCGGCGCGATGGCGTGCCTGCTTGCCGTCCACCTCGGCATCGTGATGGCGCTGTTCGTCACGTTGCCGTACGGAAAATTCGCGCACGGCGTCTTTCGCTGCGCCGCACTGCTCAAGGCGTCGATCGAGAAGCGGCAGGCCGCTCGCCTGCAACCGAGCCCGGACTGATCCGGGCCATGCGAGGCGGATCGGCATCGCGCCAGATCCGCCCACCACACCATAGGAGACAACTCATGCATCGCTTACCGTCAGACGCGCCGGTTCGCGCCGCCGCCCGCCCGTCGAAGCTCGGCGCGGTCCTGCGCGTGACCAGCGGCAATTTTCTCGAGCAATTCGACTTCTTCCTGTTCGGCTTCTACGCGACCACGATCTCGCGGGTCTTCTTTCCGACGGCGAGCGAATTCGCGTCGCTGCTGCTGACGTTCGCCGTATTCGGCGCCGGCTTCCTGATGCGTCCGCTCGGCGCGATCGTGCTCGGCGCCTACATCGACGAAGTGGGACGGCGCAAAGGCCTGATCGTCACGCTGTCGATCATGGCGAGCGGGACGGTGCTCATCGCATGCGTGCCGGGCTATGCGACGATCGGCGTCGCCGCGCCCGTGCTGGTGCTGCTCGGGCGGCTGCTGCAGGGCTTCTCCGCGGGCGCGGAACTGGGCGGCGTGTCCGTCTATCTGGCGGAAATGGCGACGCCGGGCCACAAGGGCTTCTACACGAGCTGGCAGTCCGCGAGCCAGCAGGTCGCGATCGTCGTCGCGGCGGCCATCGGCTATCTGCTCAATCATCTGCTGACGAGCCAGGAGATCGGCGCATGGGGCTGGCGCATTCCGTTCTTCATCGGTTGCGCGATCGTGCCGGCGATCTTCCTGCTGCGCCGCTCGCTGCAGGAAACCGCAGAGTTCACCGCGCGCACCCACCGGCCGCGGGCGCGCGAAGTCTTCGCGACGATGCTGAAGAACTGGCGGACCGTGTTCGCCGGCATGCTGCTCGTCGCAATGACCACGACCACGTTCTACCTGATCACGGTCTACACGCCGACGTTCGGCAAGGCGGTTCT of the Burkholderia ubonensis genome contains:
- the tcuB gene encoding tricarballylate utilization 4Fe-4S protein TcuB, with the protein product MQNLEERIHDAPPAARVARTERAEPAAHAAGRPVIRLQPVTDNEAEVARQMSICNACRYCEGFCAVFPAMTRRMAFAKADVNYLANLCHNCGACYHACQYAPPHAFAVNVPKAMAQVRFDTYVEYAWPAPMGKLYQRNGLTIALALAVGLALFLILGAALNGSLLSGAAHGNFYAVFPHNLLAAMFGGVFGLAMLALGNGVKRFWRDVSAGTASVPAVAEAAQHALALTYLGGGHGDGCNEADDAFTLARRRFHHFTFYGFMLCFAATVTATFYHYALNLHAPYAFASVPVLLGTAGGIGLLIGPAGLLWLNLRRDPARTDPKQRPMDRGFIALLMLVSTSGLALLAWRDSGAMACLLAVHLGIVMALFVTLPYGKFAHGVFRCAALLKASIEKRQAARLQPSPD
- a CDS encoding MFS transporter, encoding MHRLPSDAPVRAAARPSKLGAVLRVTSGNFLEQFDFFLFGFYATTISRVFFPTASEFASLLLTFAVFGAGFLMRPLGAIVLGAYIDEVGRRKGLIVTLSIMASGTVLIACVPGYATIGVAAPVLVLLGRLLQGFSAGAELGGVSVYLAEMATPGHKGFYTSWQSASQQVAIVVAAAIGYLLNHLLTSQEIGAWGWRIPFFIGCAIVPAIFLLRRSLQETAEFTARTHRPRAREVFATMLKNWRTVFAGMLLVAMTTTTFYLITVYTPTFGKAVLKLSTADSLIVTLCVGLSNFVWLPVGGALSDRIGRKPILVAVTVLAIATSYPALAWLAGAPSFGRMLAVLLWLSFFFGMYNGAMVAALTEIMPANVRVAGFSLAFSLATAVFGGFTPAVSTYLIELTGDKAAPGYWLSFAACCGLCATLALYRSGGAAERAASPA